Proteins from a single region of Desulfurobacterium indicum:
- the bamA gene encoding outer membrane protein assembly factor BamA, with the protein MRKIVIAVALVLSIIPSYSKAQTLASNNTILSTQNTTLKPVIEEIKIEGNTYLPKESILYRISLKPGEPLNREKVAEDIKNIFSLGYYKTIEVVEEKQGSKIILKYILKEKPKVKSITFKGNKHISTKDLIKETGFNEGNFTGHILSYEKLDELKNKIIDLYHEKGYINANVTYSIAETEPQKADVVFKIDEGQKAYVCKIVIKGNKALATGDIKDALLTKERCVWKLRFHPPLVKENLEKDVERIKKLYESKGYIEVKVGKPIVKKLNGCYEVIYPIISEGPRYYFGKISVKGNTLFTSKELLKLVNGLKPDNPYNPNLLTEFSIRVAKLYGKYGYIFETTIPEINIDDKNHKVNVTFVIHEGERAKIRYINIKGNYNSRDRTVRRELDIYETGIFNTEKLERSVRRLYNTGYYEAVNVKPKVVDKNLLDIDVDLKERLTGMFSIGVGYSSTTKLTGMVSLRKGNLFGTGDSIFISGQFGSSVTYFDIGYNHKWWLNQPQTLGIRVYNHKNEYTTYTSHRKGFSFNIFRRVKKDWNIGIGYTLEKNTVSDIDPNATSIVKEEEGTSVIGLISSRITLDLRDNRFLPHRGFMFSLNTKFAGQALGGDSNFYEAVADISKYIYLDDFSENYKIPVVLSAHLKAGFADTYGKTEDVPIDYRFFVGGDTTVRGFRWGEAGPVDANGDPEGANRELVMNFEIGYDISNNLRFIGFFDIGAGWWNKIDLGTLRKAAGAGIRVMTPVGPIRLDIGYKLDRKPGETASEWHFGLGSYF; encoded by the coding sequence TTGAGGAAAATAGTTATCGCAGTAGCGTTGGTACTCTCTATAATACCTTCATACTCCAAAGCTCAAACACTGGCATCAAACAACACAATACTATCAACACAAAATACGACACTAAAACCTGTTATAGAAGAGATAAAAATTGAAGGAAACACATATCTGCCTAAAGAAAGTATTCTCTATAGAATTTCCTTAAAGCCGGGAGAACCACTAAACAGAGAAAAAGTAGCCGAAGACATAAAAAACATATTTTCCCTGGGTTATTACAAAACAATAGAAGTAGTTGAGGAAAAACAGGGGAGCAAAATAATTTTAAAATACATACTGAAAGAAAAACCCAAGGTAAAATCTATAACTTTTAAGGGTAATAAGCACATCTCTACAAAAGATTTAATAAAAGAAACAGGATTCAATGAGGGAAATTTCACAGGGCATATATTATCCTACGAGAAACTTGATGAATTAAAGAACAAAATAATTGATCTATATCATGAAAAAGGTTATATAAATGCCAATGTCACCTATTCCATAGCTGAAACCGAACCCCAAAAAGCAGATGTAGTATTCAAAATAGATGAAGGACAAAAAGCGTACGTTTGCAAAATCGTAATAAAAGGAAACAAGGCACTTGCTACAGGAGACATAAAGGACGCTCTTCTTACAAAAGAGCGTTGCGTCTGGAAATTAAGATTTCATCCACCGCTTGTAAAGGAAAACTTAGAAAAAGACGTAGAGAGGATAAAGAAACTTTATGAAAGCAAAGGCTATATAGAAGTAAAAGTAGGAAAACCTATTGTAAAAAAACTAAACGGTTGTTACGAAGTTATATATCCCATTATAAGCGAAGGACCTCGATACTATTTCGGAAAAATCTCAGTCAAAGGAAATACACTATTTACATCAAAAGAGTTGTTAAAACTTGTAAACGGACTTAAGCCCGATAACCCTTATAATCCTAATTTACTAACAGAATTTTCTATAAGAGTAGCAAAACTTTATGGAAAATACGGATACATCTTTGAAACTACAATACCAGAAATCAACATTGATGATAAAAATCACAAAGTAAACGTAACATTTGTCATCCATGAAGGCGAGAGAGCAAAAATAAGATACATTAACATCAAAGGCAACTACAACAGCAGAGACAGAACTGTAAGAAGAGAACTTGACATATATGAAACGGGAATATTCAACACGGAAAAACTTGAACGTTCCGTAAGAAGACTTTACAACACAGGTTATTACGAAGCTGTTAATGTTAAACCGAAAGTTGTAGATAAAAACCTTTTAGATATAGATGTTGATTTAAAAGAGCGTCTTACAGGAATGTTCTCCATCGGTGTTGGATATAGCTCCACTACGAAATTAACTGGAATGGTTTCTCTACGCAAAGGGAATCTTTTTGGAACAGGAGATTCAATATTTATTTCCGGGCAGTTCGGCTCCTCAGTAACCTATTTTGATATCGGATACAACCACAAGTGGTGGCTCAACCAGCCTCAAACACTCGGAATAAGAGTTTACAACCACAAAAACGAATATACAACTTACACGAGCCACAGAAAAGGCTTCTCTTTCAATATATTCAGAAGAGTAAAAAAAGACTGGAACATAGGTATAGGTTATACCCTTGAAAAGAACACTGTAAGTGACATAGACCCCAACGCCACAAGCATCGTTAAAGAAGAAGAAGGAACATCCGTAATAGGCCTTATATCATCAAGAATAACATTGGATTTAAGAGACAATCGTTTCCTTCCCCACAGAGGCTTTATGTTTAGCCTAAACACTAAATTTGCCGGACAAGCACTAGGCGGCGACAGCAACTTCTACGAAGCAGTTGCAGACATATCAAAATACATCTATCTTGATGATTTTTCAGAGAACTACAAAATTCCTGTTGTTCTATCAGCACACCTAAAAGCCGGATTTGCAGACACTTACGGAAAAACTGAAGATGTTCCTATAGATTACAGATTTTTTGTCGGAGGCGATACAACAGTAAGAGGATTCCGCTGGGGAGAAGCTGGACCGGTCGATGCCAATGGCGACCCGGAAGGTGCAAATAGAGAACTTGTTATGAACTTTGAAATAGGCTACGATATATCAAATAACTTACGTTTTATAGGATTTTTTGATATAGGTGCCGGATGGTGGAACAAGATCGATCTGGGAACTTTAAGAAAAGCTGCCGGTGCAGGGATAAGAGTGATGACCCCTGTCGGACCGATAAGATTGGATATAGGTTATAAATTAGACAGAAAACCTGGAGAAACTGCTTCCGAATGGCATTTCGGACTCGGAAGCTACTTCTAA
- a CDS encoding sensor histidine kinase: MLAIATLGLFVAGIATGVTLFQMKKMNTIKKKLISLFSLPKQVSWNELVYYIEKERNEKKNRDNIHLLSQALNLLNEGLVIMSPAGKLIYTNRFARELLDIDKEKYRDRYFYQVISDLDVITFINENFDKEYNVWESKKIKNRYIQLVFAADVDEKVLLLRDLTQIKKYENLKRDFIANVSHELKTPVATLKLLMETLEDECQTNKTAIDFIKKAQGRIEYMEQLIQDLITLTMLETSKGIPFEKKKIKLKPIIDKIVEETSVIAKQKNVQVESLLPEDLEVIGDERLFYFVFRNLIDNAIKYNHEGGKVEIKYSTLPKEQVISVCDTGPGIPKSHLPFIFERFYRVDKSRSRKLGGTGLGLSIVKLAVEKLNGKVDVESEVGKGTCFKVYFPYS, translated from the coding sequence ATGCTTGCTATTGCCACTTTAGGACTATTCGTAGCAGGAATAGCTACAGGTGTTACATTGTTCCAAATGAAAAAGATGAACACTATAAAGAAAAAACTGATTTCACTTTTTTCACTACCAAAACAGGTCAGCTGGAATGAACTCGTTTATTATATAGAAAAAGAGAGAAATGAAAAGAAAAATCGGGATAACATTCATCTTCTCTCCCAGGCATTAAACCTGTTAAACGAAGGATTAGTAATAATGTCCCCTGCCGGGAAACTTATATACACCAACAGATTTGCAAGAGAACTTTTAGACATCGATAAAGAAAAATACAGGGATAGATATTTTTATCAGGTAATTAGTGACTTAGATGTGATAACTTTCATAAACGAAAATTTCGACAAAGAATACAACGTGTGGGAAAGCAAAAAGATAAAAAATCGATATATACAACTCGTGTTCGCAGCAGATGTAGATGAAAAAGTTTTATTACTCAGGGATCTAACACAGATCAAAAAGTACGAAAATCTTAAAAGAGATTTCATCGCAAATGTCTCACATGAACTCAAAACACCCGTTGCCACACTCAAACTACTTATGGAAACACTTGAAGATGAATGCCAAACAAACAAAACAGCAATCGACTTTATCAAAAAAGCCCAGGGAAGAATAGAATACATGGAACAACTCATACAGGATTTAATAACCCTGACAATGCTTGAAACAAGCAAGGGTATTCCATTTGAAAAGAAAAAAATCAAACTTAAACCGATAATAGATAAAATAGTCGAAGAAACCAGCGTCATAGCCAAGCAAAAAAATGTTCAAGTTGAATCGCTTCTACCCGAAGACCTTGAAGTTATCGGGGACGAAAGACTTTTTTACTTTGTATTCAGAAATCTTATAGACAACGCGATAAAATACAACCACGAAGGCGGAAAAGTTGAAATAAAATACTCAACCCTTCCAAAAGAGCAGGTAATATCTGTTTGCGATACAGGACCAGGCATACCAAAATCTCATTTACCCTTTATATTTGAAAGGTTTTACAGAGTGGATAAATCAAGATCTAGAAAATTGGGCGGAACAGGACTGGGACTTTCCATAGTTAAACTCGCTGTAGAAAAACTAAACGGAAAAGTTGATGTCGAAAGTGAAGTTGGCAAAGGAACATGCTTCAAAGTATATTTTCCTTATTCTTAG
- the lpxD gene encoding UDP-3-O-(3-hydroxymyristoyl)glucosamine N-acyltransferase: MGISIKEIAEIIGCTIKGNPDIEIKGINEIQKAKEGELTFLSNPKYEKFLNTTNASAVIVGKEYDVPITQLICEEPYVAFTKVLSILIKKPLPEPKISETATIDETATIGNNVYIGDHVSIGKNCRIGNNVKIYPGVVIGDHCEIGDNSIIFANVTIYHDIKIGKNVRIHSGTVIGSDGFGYAFSKKEMKIYKVPQVGRVIIGNDVEIGANTTIDRGTIGDTIIGDGTKIDNLVQIAHNDKIGKNCFIVSQVGISGSTEIGDNVTLAGQVGVAGHIKIGSNITVGAKSGVTKSITKPGIYAGFPVKDFRTWRKTEALINRLPEIYERIKSLLSSKEKKG, encoded by the coding sequence ATGGGCATAAGCATCAAAGAGATAGCAGAAATTATCGGCTGCACGATAAAAGGTAATCCTGACATAGAGATAAAAGGTATAAACGAAATACAAAAAGCTAAGGAAGGTGAACTTACATTCCTTTCAAATCCCAAATACGAAAAATTCCTCAATACAACAAATGCCTCAGCTGTAATTGTTGGAAAAGAGTATGACGTTCCGATAACCCAGCTTATCTGTGAAGAGCCTTATGTGGCATTTACCAAGGTGTTATCAATTCTTATTAAAAAACCGCTTCCTGAACCTAAAATTTCAGAAACAGCAACTATCGATGAAACCGCAACCATAGGAAACAACGTATACATAGGAGACCATGTATCCATAGGAAAGAATTGCAGAATAGGAAACAATGTTAAGATATATCCTGGCGTCGTAATAGGTGATCATTGTGAAATAGGCGATAACAGTATAATTTTTGCTAACGTTACAATATATCACGACATAAAAATCGGAAAAAATGTAAGAATACATAGCGGAACAGTAATAGGCTCAGACGGTTTCGGATACGCATTCAGCAAAAAAGAGATGAAAATTTACAAAGTTCCTCAAGTAGGAAGAGTAATAATAGGCAATGACGTTGAAATAGGCGCAAATACGACCATAGACAGAGGAACTATCGGAGATACAATAATAGGAGACGGCACAAAAATAGACAATCTCGTCCAGATAGCACATAATGACAAAATAGGGAAAAATTGTTTTATCGTATCTCAGGTAGGCATTTCCGGTTCAACGGAAATAGGCGACAACGTTACTCTTGCAGGACAGGTAGGTGTTGCAGGACATATTAAAATAGGAAGCAACATAACAGTAGGAGCAAAATCAGGCGTAACAAAATCCATCACAAAACCTGGAATATATGCAGGTTTCCCTGTAAAAGATTTTAGAACATGGAGAAAAACAGAAGCTCTTATTAATCGTCTCCCTGAAATCTACGAAAGGATAAAATCTCTTCTCTCAAGCAAGGAGAAAAAAGGTTGA
- a CDS encoding OmpH family outer membrane protein, producing the protein MNRFKKLLIAMAGACVIFGMGTFKAKAEDFAVYYIDMQKIINESSQGKKAKAELESKIKKAESKLKKLAEEIEQIKKDLSSPLISKKTKQEKENEIQTKILQYRQLQQESQKLLSQLQRELTSKIVDDVFKVVKQYRKTHRIPMIVEKNEAGIISADPKYDLTDKILKLYSRAGK; encoded by the coding sequence ATGAACAGATTTAAAAAGCTACTAATCGCTATGGCAGGAGCATGTGTAATCTTCGGAATGGGAACATTTAAAGCTAAAGCAGAAGATTTTGCCGTTTATTATATAGACATGCAAAAGATAATTAACGAATCTTCTCAAGGTAAAAAAGCAAAGGCAGAACTGGAATCAAAAATAAAAAAAGCAGAATCAAAATTGAAGAAACTGGCAGAAGAAATCGAACAGATAAAGAAAGACCTTTCATCTCCTCTAATAAGCAAGAAGACTAAACAGGAAAAAGAAAACGAAATACAGACAAAAATTCTTCAATACAGACAACTGCAACAAGAAAGCCAAAAACTACTCTCTCAACTTCAAAGAGAACTCACATCTAAAATTGTCGATGATGTTTTCAAAGTAGTAAAGCAATACAGAAAAACACATCGTATCCCAATGATTGTAGAGAAAAACGAAGCTGGAATAATATCAGCAGATCCAAAGTACGATTTAACGGATAAAATTCTAAAACTCTACAGCAGGGCAGGAAAATAA
- the gap gene encoding type I glyceraldehyde-3-phosphate dehydrogenase, which translates to MGVRVAINGYGRIGRCFHRAILDDGEFEIVAINDLTDAATLAHLLKYDSVHGKFPGTVEVKGDKLVINGKEITVYAEKDPAKLPWKGLEVDIVLEATGRFRDREGASKHLEAGAKRVLISAPAKEPDATFVVGVNHKEYDPDKHFIVSNASCTTNCLAPVAKVLLENFGIEKGFLTTVHSYTADQRLLDAPHKDLRRARAAAVSMVPTTTGAAKAVGLVIPELRGKFNGISIRVPTPDVSLIDFVCTVEKEVTVEEVNAALKEAAEGELKGILGYTEEELVSVDYIGDRRSSIVDAKSTDVIGGNMVKIISWYDNEFGYSNRLGDLIKYMASVGI; encoded by the coding sequence ATGGGTGTAAGAGTTGCAATCAACGGTTACGGAAGAATTGGAAGATGTTTTCATCGTGCTATTTTAGATGATGGTGAATTTGAAATTGTGGCAATAAACGATTTGACAGATGCTGCTACACTTGCTCATCTTTTAAAGTACGACTCTGTACACGGTAAATTTCCCGGAACGGTAGAAGTAAAAGGGGATAAACTTGTTATAAACGGCAAAGAAATAACAGTTTATGCAGAGAAGGATCCTGCGAAATTACCTTGGAAAGGTCTGGAAGTTGATATAGTTCTGGAAGCTACCGGCAGATTTAGAGATAGAGAGGGTGCTTCAAAGCACCTGGAAGCTGGAGCGAAAAGAGTTCTTATTTCGGCACCTGCAAAAGAGCCTGACGCTACGTTTGTAGTTGGTGTTAATCATAAAGAATATGATCCCGATAAACATTTTATAGTTTCTAACGCTTCATGTACAACTAACTGTCTTGCACCTGTTGCAAAAGTATTGCTTGAGAATTTTGGAATAGAAAAAGGATTTTTAACGACGGTTCACTCTTATACTGCTGATCAGAGGCTTTTGGATGCTCCACATAAAGATTTAAGAAGAGCAAGAGCGGCTGCCGTATCAATGGTTCCAACAACAACAGGTGCGGCAAAGGCGGTAGGTCTTGTGATTCCTGAACTTAGAGGAAAATTTAACGGGATTTCCATAAGAGTTCCAACCCCTGATGTTTCTCTAATCGATTTCGTTTGTACTGTTGAGAAAGAGGTTACAGTTGAGGAAGTTAATGCCGCGTTAAAGGAAGCTGCCGAAGGTGAGTTAAAAGGCATATTAGGTTATACCGAAGAGGAGCTTGTATCTGTTGATTATATAGGTGATAGACGTTCTTCAATAGTTGATGCAAAATCTACCGATGTTATAGGCGGAAATATGGTTAAGATTATTTCCTGGTATGATAATGAGTTTGGTTATTCCAACAGATTGGGGGATTTGATTAAATATATGGCTTCCGTTGGTATATAA